TAATTATATATAATATGCATCCTAAATTAATAAATTCAAATATTTTTATTAATATTATCTAGTATGTATGTTAGACTCATCATTTTTAAAAACCCCACCTTTTTAATTTGTGATAAAATAATTATTACAAAGTCTATTTATTACATATTACTATAGACTTTCTAGCTTTATAACTTTACTATTTTTAAACCTGGCTGAGTAGAAGTAGCAGCTGTATTGATTTAGATGTAGAAGTAAGCCAATTATTTTGAAATTTCAGATTTTACTCTTCTAATCATCTTTTGGTTGAGCTTCTCTAAAATATAGTCGCATGTAAAAGTAAAAATCATATATTATTTTGTTTAAATTTGTAAAAAATTATAAATTTTTATAATTTTTTTATTTCAAAGCTCTTTATAGAAATTCTATTTTAAATTCATTTGTTTTACTGATTTAAATTGTGGTGGGATAGGAGTGGATTCAATATGAAAAAGTTTGTAACTTACGTTTTGATGGGTTACTATCTCCTGTTGGAAATGATAATAACCTTTCCAATATTTCTGTATGGTTTATGTTTTAAAAAACAGAAAAATTATTCTGTAGTTTTTGTAGCTGCTAGTTTTTATCCACCCCATATTGGTGGGCTTGAATGCGCTGGTCGTGACTTAGCAACAGGTTTAGTAAAAAAGGGATGGAAGGTAGAAGTTCTCACTAAGGACGACGAGATGAGAGCCAGATCTAAGGAAATGTTTCAAGGATATCATCTAACTCGTTTTGGCCCTATTAGAATGGAATCCTGGTACTTTACATTGTGTATTTTTCTTTGGCTGCTAAGACATTTTCGTGATTATCAAACTATATATTTTTTAAATTTCTCATATTCAAAAAATCGATTAGGTGTGTTCATACCTGAGGTAGCTATTTCCTGGTTTTTTAAAACATTTTTTAAAAAACAGACTGTCTTAAGGCTAACAGGTGGATCAGTAGAGCGAACCCCTCAGTATTTATATCGCACTTTGTCAAAATGGAAATGGAACTTATATTGTAATTCAGTTTCACTATTTACTTCACTATCTAAAGATGAGTATGATTTTCTAATTTCAAAAGGACTAAGATATAAAACAAAAAAAGTTTTCAATGGTGTAAATGTAAAGCAGTACAACGTGTTGTTTCAAGAAAAAGTACAGCGTAAAAAGGAACTCGGACTAGACGAAGATAAAATTATAGTCGGGTTTATAGGTCGTTTAACTTCAAGAAAGGGGGCTGATCTACTTCTTCGTGTCTGGAAGCGTATAAAATTAGAAAATGCATTATTATTTTTGATAGGAACCAGTCAGGAAGATATGGTTCAGAAATCCAATGCAGATGAGGTCAGAGAACTTGTAAATGAATGTGGTGATTCCGCAGTTTATATTGGTAGAAGGGATGATCCCTGGAATTATTTAGGTCTTTTTGACATAATGGTTTGTCCATATAGAGTTCGTGAGGGAATGAGTAATACAATACTTCAGGCCATGGCTTCAAAGAACATAATTATTGCCTCGGAAATTCCTGGTATTATTGGATTTCTTAAACCAGGTTATGATTCTATACTTTTTCCAGAAGATGACGAAGTAGCACTTGAAAAGAATCTTAGAGAGGTAATAGATAATGTAGAAAAATATCGTTACCTTGCGGAAAATGCATTTGAACGTGTAAAAGAAGAGTTCCCAATTGAAAAGGTTGTTGATTTTTATCATAAAATCTTTAAAAGAAATATATAGTATCTTTTCTTGAAACAAGCCCTATTAATAAAGATTTAATATCCTTTTCTACATTCTTAAATCATTCTTAATATATTCTCAAATTAAAATAAATTGCTCAATAAATTGCACGATAATTGCAAGATATAATAACAAAAGGAGTGAGTTAAAAACTGCTCCTATTTTTATTTGAAAAAAGGGGGTATCGAAATTTAAAAACAAATTTTACATAAGGCTATTTAAAAAGATAAAATAATGATATTTGAGTTTGTAATTAGCATTATAAATTATTTTTATTATATTTAAATAGTGAGGGAAGATAAATGTGTGATACATTTGTAGCAATGCAAAATTATACTGCTAATAAAAGTATAATTTTTGCTAAGAATTCAGATAGAGAACCTGATGAAGTTCATGAATTAATTCACTATCCTACAAAGGAGTATAAAGAAGGTGAAAGGGTAAAGTGCACATATATAGAAATACCGCAGGTTAGAAAAACTTATGAAGTTATTTTAGCGAAACCTTTCTGGATATGGGGATGTGAAATGGGTGTTAATGAAAATGGAGTTGTAATTGGAAATGAGGCAATATTTACTAAAATTCCTCATGAAAAGAAAAAAGGTCTTATTGGAATGGACTTGATGAGATTAGCTTTAGAAAGAAGTAAAAATTCAGGTATGGCAGTGGAGGTAATTGCTGATCTTTTAAATAAATATGGACAGGGTGGGATTTGTGGATATCGTAATAAAAAAATGAAATACCATAATTCTTTTTTAATAGCTGATTTTGATTCTGCAAAGGTTATGGAGTGCTATGGTAAAGAATGGGCAGTAAAAGAGATAAAGGATGCTTATTCTATTTCAAACTGTATTAGCATAGAAGATGATTATGACTATAACTCAGATAATTTTGGGGAATATGCAAAGAGTAAAAATTGGATAAGTAGAGAGAGGATAAAAGGTTATGAAAAATTAAATCCAAAAGAAGTCTATACCTCACATCTTTTTACACATTTTTCAGGTGCTAAAAAAAGAAGAAATCGTTCTTTTGAATTGATGAATAAAGAAAAAGGGAAATTGGATGTCTTAAAGATAGCTAATATTTTAAGAGATCACTTTCTTGATAAAAACCCACAAGTTATTAACCCTTGTTCTACATGTCTTGCAAAAGTATTTATTTCAGATATTTTGAATGAAGTATCAAAAAGGAATAAAAAA
The Actinomycetota bacterium DNA segment above includes these coding regions:
- a CDS encoding C69 family dipeptidase produces the protein MCDTFVAMQNYTANKSIIFAKNSDREPDEVHELIHYPTKEYKEGERVKCTYIEIPQVRKTYEVILAKPFWIWGCEMGVNENGVVIGNEAIFTKIPHEKKKGLIGMDLMRLALERSKNSGMAVEVIADLLNKYGQGGICGYRNKKMKYHNSFLIADFDSAKVMECYGKEWAVKEIKDAYSISNCISIEDDYDYNSDNFGEYAKSKNWISRERIKGYEKLNPKEVYTSHLFTHFSGAKKRRNRSFELMNKEKGKLDVLKIANILRDHFLDKNPQVINPCSTCLAKVFISDILNEVSKRNKKYHPSYGSNFDICMHAANSIIRKSQTTGSMIVELTKDKKILIYATGTSAPCISIFKPLFLGYNKIPTENYHTGKFYDEKSIWWRHEKLHRLFLANYKKFIKEYSHERNELEKEFITESTKFVTKNAKLKYYTKDEIYKFSLSCFKRAQDFTDRWIDKLSKIKRKKIFFYTNYWDRLSKRNRLLQTFSSPPAYEK
- a CDS encoding glycosyltransferase family 4 protein, whose protein sequence is MKKFVTYVLMGYYLLLEMIITFPIFLYGLCFKKQKNYSVVFVAASFYPPHIGGLECAGRDLATGLVKKGWKVEVLTKDDEMRARSKEMFQGYHLTRFGPIRMESWYFTLCIFLWLLRHFRDYQTIYFLNFSYSKNRLGVFIPEVAISWFFKTFFKKQTVLRLTGGSVERTPQYLYRTLSKWKWNLYCNSVSLFTSLSKDEYDFLISKGLRYKTKKVFNGVNVKQYNVLFQEKVQRKKELGLDEDKIIVGFIGRLTSRKGADLLLRVWKRIKLENALLFLIGTSQEDMVQKSNADEVRELVNECGDSAVYIGRRDDPWNYLGLFDIMVCPYRVREGMSNTILQAMASKNIIIASEIPGIIGFLKPGYDSILFPEDDEVALEKNLREVIDNVEKYRYLAENAFERVKEEFPIEKVVDFYHKIFKRNI